CCTATGGTTTTAGATTTTTTATCATTTATAGAAAACTTTATTTTTCTCTGTCTTGCAACGGATTTATCAATTAATTTATTTCCTATTTTTATAATTATAAACATAATAAATAATACTATAACTATCTTTATAATCATAAAAACAAAATCCTGTAAATTTTCTTTTTTTATAATTTTAAAAATCCATTTAAAAAATTATTAAAATCCAATGTTATATTATCTTCCATACAATTAGATACACCTTCCTTACACATAACAAATCAAATATATTTATTCTATATTATAAAATTATATCAGATTTATAATAAAATCAGTAGCAAAATAAAAGTAATTGACATATGGCCATTACTTATGATAATACTTTAAATAAATATATTTTAACTATTCTAAATTAAATGGTAAAATAATTAAAAGGATGTGATATTATGGAATATTTATTAAAAAAAATTGATAAAATGATTGTATTTTTTATAATATATACTATTTCTTTTTTAGTTTTTTTTAAGACTTTAAAATATTCGTTACCTTTTGTACTAGCTTTTATTTTTTCTATAATATTAAAAAAACCTACTGAATTTTTAATTAAAAAATTCAATCTAAAAAACTCTATTTCTTCATTTATAACAACATTAATTTTTTTTACTATAATAATATTTTCACTCTATTTTTCTACAACATCTCTTATTAAAGAAGGTATTGACCTTGGTAAAAATACTCAAATATATATTTCTAATAATTCTAAAAATATAAGTGTATTTTTGAGAAACTTAGAAAAATACTATTATAACCTTGATCCAGCTATTTTAAAAACTATATCTAATAATTTATTAACAATGTTATCTAAAGTTTCAGACTATACAGTAGTAATTACCACTAAATTGGTTCAAATAACAATATCATTTTTATCTTATATTCCATATATATTTATGCTAATTATCTTTACATTGATTTCAACTTATTTTTTTACAAAAGATTTAACATCAGCTAAAAATAAATTTTTTAGTATAATACCTATTGATAAATCTGATAAAATATCTACCATTTTGAATGAATCTAAGAAATTATTAGTTAATTATGCATTTTCTTATTTAATTATAATATTAATAACTTTTATAGAAACATTAATAGGATTTTTAATTTTAAGAATTAATTATGCACTCATATTAAGTATCATTGCAGCAATATTCGATATACTTCCTATTCTTGGAATAGGATCAATTTATATTCCATTAGCTTTAGTTAATTTATTTATTAAAAAAGACTATTTCACTGCTTTAGGTTTAATTATATGGTATCTAATAGTTACTATTATAAGACAAATATTAGAACCTAAAATTGTATCCTCATCTTTAGGTATGCATCCAGTTTCCATATTAGCTGCTATTTTTATAGGATTAAAAGCTGCAGGAATTTCAGGAATGTTTTTCTGTATATTTCTTGTGGTTTTTTATAAGGTACTTCATAACGTAAAAATTTTATAATTAAATTTTTATTTTCTAATATTTGTATAAAAAACCTCTTCCTTGTAAATAATTGTAAGGAGGAGGTTTTTTATATGTCTGATAAAATTGTTATTGATTCTAATTCTAAAAATGCAATATCTACTTTAAGAGATACACTATGTGAATATATAAACCCTGCATTATCTTCCGGTAAACATATAATTTTATTATGTATTGGTTCTGACAGATCTACTGGTGATAGTTTAGGTCCTTTAGTAGGACATAATTTAAAGTTTTTATCCAGATCAAATTTCCACATATTTGGAAATTTAGAATCGCCTGTACATGCTAAAAATTTAAATCAAGTCTTAAAATATATAAATAAAAAATTTGATGACCCCTACATAATTGCTGTAGATGCCTGTTTAGGCCACATTCAAAATATAGGCAAAGTTTTCGTAGAAAATAAACCTTTAAAACCTGGATCTGCTGTTAATAAAGATCTTCCTTCTATAGGTAATTTAAGCATAACAGGTATAGTAAATATTTCAGGTGCTTTAGAATTTATGGTTTTGCAAAACACAAGATTATTTACCGTTATGCAATTAGCAGAGTTAATATCTAATGGAATATATCATTCTGTATTAAAATCAATTGGTGGTAAAAAAACTAGTAAAAACTTAAAATAGAGAGACAACTTCTTGTCTCTCTATTTGTTCATTGCTTCTTTTAATACATGATTTTCTTCTTCTGAAAGCTCATATCTAGATATTCCTTTGTCTATAGGCTTTGCATAAGTAGTACTTTCATTTCTACCATATATTCCTGTTATTATAATTCCGCTATCTTTATGATCTAGTAAAGCCACTGAAAAACTTAAATCACTACCAACATCTTCAAAAGCTCTATATCTTATAATGGCTACCTTTTGGATACATAAATTTAATCTATCTTCTAAAGATTTATATAATTCCTTTACATATTGACATTCCTCTGAAGCTTTATCAACCTTATCTAAATATGTACTTATTAATTCTTCTAAATTTTTATTGTCTACTCCCCTCATAAACTTTCTATATCTTTTTTCTAATCTGTTTATAGCTTTTGATTGTACAATAACTATAAAAAATAATATAATTGTAGTTATCATTAAACCTAGAATTATAAAAATACTATAATCATTAAAATTTTGTATAATTGCTTCCATTCTATTACTCCCTTCCCTACCGTTTCACGTGAAACAATTCTATTCTAAATTTAATATATCTATTATTCTTTGTAGATCTTCTTCAGAATAATATTCTATTTCTATTTTACCTTTATTATTTTTGTTTTCTATCTTTACTTTAGTTTGAAAAAAATCTTCTAATCTATTTTTTATATCATCATAATATGGATTATTATTAACTTTAGTATTTTCTTTAACTTCTTCTTTTTTATTTAATGATTTTACTAGCTTTTCTGTTTCTCTTACGCTTAGTTTATTTATAACAATTTTTTGAGCTATTTGGAATTGAATATCTGTATCTTTTATAGCTAATAATGCCCTTCCATGTCCTTCTGTTATAATTTCATGGATTAACATTTCTTGTACTCTATCATCTAAATTTAAAAGTCTTAAAGAATTTGTAATTGCAACCCTAGACTTGCCTAATTTTTTACTTAAATCTTCCTGTGTTAAATTAAAATTCTTTAATAATTCTTGATAAGCCTTTGACTCTTCAATAGGATTTAAATCTTCTCTTTGTATATTCTCTATTAAAGATATTTCTAACACTTCTCTATTTGAAATCTCTTTTATAATAACAGGAACTTCTTCTAATCCTGCTAATTTTGCAGCCCTCCATCTTCTTTCTCCCGCAACTATTTCATATTTATTTTCATTATATATCTTTTTTACTATTATAGGCTGTATTATTCCAAATTCTTTAATTGATTGAGCTAATTCTTTTATCCTTTCCTCATCAAAGCTTTTTCTTGGTTGATTATTATTTGATTTTATGGATTCTATAGGCAATGTGTTTTCTTCTTCTATTTCTTTTTCATGGATTTCATCAGGTATTAAAGCCCCTAATCCTTTTCCTAAAACAGATTTTTTACTCATTTTTTCTATCCTTTTTCCTCCTTAAAAACTCTTTAGTTAAATTTTTATATGCTTCCGCTCCCTTACATTTACCATCATACAAAAGAATAGGAAGTCCAAAA
This window of the Clostridium cochlearium genome carries:
- a CDS encoding DUF4446 family protein, producing the protein MEAIIQNFNDYSIFIILGLMITTIILFFIVIVQSKAINRLEKRYRKFMRGVDNKNLEELISTYLDKVDKASEECQYVKELYKSLEDRLNLCIQKVAIIRYRAFEDVGSDLSFSVALLDHKDSGIIITGIYGRNESTTYAKPIDKGISRYELSEEENHVLKEAMNK
- a CDS encoding ParB/RepB/Spo0J family partition protein translates to MSKKSVLGKGLGALIPDEIHEKEIEEENTLPIESIKSNNNQPRKSFDEERIKELAQSIKEFGIIQPIIVKKIYNENKYEIVAGERRWRAAKLAGLEEVPVIIKEISNREVLEISLIENIQREDLNPIEESKAYQELLKNFNLTQEDLSKKLGKSRVAITNSLRLLNLDDRVQEMLIHEIITEGHGRALLAIKDTDIQFQIAQKIVINKLSVRETEKLVKSLNKKEEVKENTKVNNNPYYDDIKNRLEDFFQTKVKIENKNNKGKIEIEYYSEEDLQRIIDILNLE
- the yyaC gene encoding spore protease YyaC translates to MSDKIVIDSNSKNAISTLRDTLCEYINPALSSGKHIILLCIGSDRSTGDSLGPLVGHNLKFLSRSNFHIFGNLESPVHAKNLNQVLKYINKKFDDPYIIAVDACLGHIQNIGKVFVENKPLKPGSAVNKDLPSIGNLSITGIVNISGALEFMVLQNTRLFTVMQLAELISNGIYHSVLKSIGGKKTSKNLK
- the ytvI gene encoding sporulation integral membrane protein YtvI, with protein sequence MEYLLKKIDKMIVFFIIYTISFLVFFKTLKYSLPFVLAFIFSIILKKPTEFLIKKFNLKNSISSFITTLIFFTIIIFSLYFSTTSLIKEGIDLGKNTQIYISNNSKNISVFLRNLEKYYYNLDPAILKTISNNLLTMLSKVSDYTVVITTKLVQITISFLSYIPYIFMLIIFTLISTYFFTKDLTSAKNKFFSIIPIDKSDKISTILNESKKLLVNYAFSYLIIILITFIETLIGFLILRINYALILSIIAAIFDILPILGIGSIYIPLALVNLFIKKDYFTALGLIIWYLIVTIIRQILEPKIVSSSLGMHPVSILAAIFIGLKAAGISGMFFCIFLVVFYKVLHNVKIL